The following coding sequences lie in one Pseudorasbora parva isolate DD20220531a chromosome 18, ASM2467924v1, whole genome shotgun sequence genomic window:
- the puraa gene encoding purine-rich element binding protein Aa has translation MADRDSGSEQGGAATGPGVGSMHPVTGGAGSASGLQHETQELASKRVDIQNKRFYLDVKQNAKGRFLKIAEVGAGGNKSRLTLSMSVAVEFRDYLGDFIEHYAQLGPSNPDVAQDEPRRALKSEFLVRENRKYYMDLKENQRGRFLRIRQTVNRGPGLGSTQGQTIALPAQGLIEFRDALAKLIDDYGVEDEPAELPEGSSLTVDNKRFFFDVGSNKYGVFMRVSEVKPTYRNSITVPYKVWSKFGSTFCKYADEMKKIQEKQREKRACELQQQQQEEMHGDDGDED, from the coding sequence ATGGCGGACAGAGACAGTGGAAGTGAGCAGGGAGGAGCAGCCACGGGCCCGGGTGTCGGTTCCATGCACCCAGTGACAGGAGGGGCGGGCTCGGCTTCCGGGCTGCAGCACGAGACGCAGGAGCTCGCTTCGAAGCGGGTTGACATCCAGAACAAGCGCTTCTATCTAGACGTAAAGCAGAACGCGAAAGGCCGCTTCTTGAAGATAGCAGAAGTCGGGGCCGGGGGAAACAAGAGCCGCCTCACTCTCTCCATGTCTGTGGCTGTCGAGTTCCGCGACTACCTGGGAGACTTCATCGAGCACTATGCCCAGTTAGGGCCGAGCAATCCGGACGTGGCGCAGGACGAGCCGCGGCGGGCGCTGAAGAGTGAGTTTCTGGTCCGGGAGAATCGGAAGTACTACATGGATCTGAAGGAGAACCAGAGGGGCCGCTTTCTGAGGATCAGGCAGACCGTCAACCGGGGGCCCGGCTTGGGATCCACGCAAGGCCAGACCATCGCTCTTCCAGCCCAGGGACTTATCGAGTTTCGCGACGCTCTCGCCAAACTCATCGACGACTACGGAGTGGAGGACGAGCCGGCGGAACTGCCCGAGGGATCCTCGTTAACTGTGGACAACAAGCGCTTTTTCTTTGACGTGGGCTCCAATAAATACGGGGTGTTCATGAGGGTAAGCGAGGTCAAGCCCACCTATCGCAACTCTATCACAGTGCCCTACAAAGTGTGGTCGAAATTCGGCAGCACTTTCTGTAAATACGCAGACGAAATGAAAAAGATTCAAGAGAAACAGAGGGAAAAAAGGGCATGCGAgctccagcagcagcagcaagaGGAGATGCACGGTGACGACGGAGACGAGGATTGA